The Dasypus novemcinctus isolate mDasNov1 chromosome 2, mDasNov1.1.hap2, whole genome shotgun sequence genome includes a region encoding these proteins:
- the RPS14 gene encoding small ribosomal subunit protein uS11, protein MAPRKGKEKKEEQVISLGPQVAEGENVFGVCHIFASFNDTFVHVTDLSGKETICRVTGGMKVKADRDESSPYAAMLAAQDVAQRCKELGITALHIKLRATGGNRTKTPGPGAQSALRALARSGMKIGRIEDVTPIPSDSTRRKGGRRGRRL, encoded by the exons ATGGCTCCTcgcaaaggaaaggaaaagaaggaagaacaagTCATCAGCCTTGGGCCTCAGGTGGCAGAAGGAGAGAATGTATTTGGCGTCTGTCACATTTTTGCATCTTTTAATGACACCTTTGTCCATGTCACTGATCTCTCTGGCAA GGAAACGATCTGCCGTGTGACTGGTGGGATGAAGGTGAAGGCTGATAGAGATGAGTCCTCACCTTATGCTGCCATGTTGGCTGCCCAAGATGTGGCCCAAAGGTGCAAGGAACTGGGTATCACTGCCTTACACATCAAACTCCGGGCCACAGGAGGAAATAG GACCAAGACCCCTGGACCTGGGGCCCAGTCAGCCCTCAGAGCCCTTGCACGTTCAGGGATGAAGATCGGACGGATTG AGGATGTCACCCCCATCCCCTCTGACAGCACCCGCAGGAAGGGGGGTCGCCGTGGTCGTCGTCTGTGA